A window of the Ogataea parapolymorpha DL-1 chromosome V, whole genome shotgun sequence genome harbors these coding sequences:
- a CDS encoding 60S ribosomal protein L27, whose translation MAKFIKAGKVAVVVRGRYAGKKVVIVKPHDDGTKSHQFPHAIVAGVERQPLKVTKSMGNKKVAKRTKIKPFVKVINYNHLMPTRYSFEVESFKNAVSVEALSEPSQREEAKKVIKKAFEERHQAGKNKWFFTKLAF comes from the exons ATGGCTAAGTTCATCAAAGCAGGCAAAGTTG CTGTCGTGGTCAGAGGCAGATACGCTGGTAAGAAGGTCGTCATTGTGAAACCTCACGATGATGGTACCAAATCCCACCAATTCCCACACGCTATTGTCGCCGGTGTCGAGAGACAACCACTTAAGGTGACCAAATCCATGGGAAATAAGAAAGTTGCCAAGAGAACTAAGATCAAGCCATTCGTGAAAGTCATCAACTACAACCACTTGATGCCAACCAGATACTCGTTCGAGGTCGAGTCTTTCAAGAACGCTGTCTCCGTGGAAGCTTTGTCCGAGCCATCCCAAAGAGAGGAAGCCAAGaaggtgatcaagaaggCATTTGAGGAGAGACACCAAGCAGGCAAGAACAAGTGGTTCTTCACCAAGCTTGCTTTCTAA
- a CDS encoding Inhibitory regulator protein IRA1, which produces MSSVLQEADQTEGPIESIIAALYARIESILPIKSGMSVSQIVSDHNYKEAKNHLCKVADSMWINDIAACTANTIEHINQFDNNAPIEERKPTSIASLELILSLLVDFINVIWSNHHSKMDSNKETSSENSELAISQANISKRLYFKPRKIARPIAKKLISLLSDLKTQTCCIQAVQILTSNQSYTAKFSEYERKDIQKIDGYCDDIVKYLAASNASEFFEFLENKYRRVGFEALFVPRSDFIGLAYLDSDNVLAYLKIVKSVIQLTTRQSQQNLILYWSSESIYNWAVTRTRDFLKSTKSMSVNTQAESLFDYVYKFAEVKAYSLSVYRFLATVLLLAPVAYEKYLDERQSKSSTLTFKRSVGRFSSKHRFLNDLTQIFQKSPSSTDSLIKVMLVGSSLSLYEPHHPLCKFATNTYDQLRLDLSMDNMQYYPSNLEPELVDSYRIEVYAAGFMLRPKKLTLEAIDAFQNYSSKPICLSNITGGIKTLVNKLTTGKFLLAYLKTLFPYMLSTLQKLSIQNTTAYAVLDTDSLPSNDSSESVVDIRDALQQSIVAKNAQTKTEFPTTPTTESEVDELSASTSNTQSPAAKEVSTSRSIATTTHTTEPNSTMLKNVYKTKNFSSKVIAPLKHTLSTSSSSLAMASISSAPSSAPSTYSTTSGPVSTKDIKGASSSSRRSTQSSSTSSIITSHSNDDAPHLVKMKVNVLATSRQSLINILQTLKYCPTIFYHALAPDSENSLSIFEKQFSVAMAPIVKLILGEDPYVTSSVEEFLISFPKSAASSTNENAYMGHLASIIILDLISKMCISKHTNRDELEKMLFLLAEFASLRMEYFDYRNFSLSNPSILEFHKSGKCSKLLQNFEKAVYLGLFSDNAETHRQSRFLLSNFLQMVTGGHHLPTCFQNTASHLARAILSDKLPSGTMAMRKKLRDHLANLEAPNEILLDIWNTMYERLKLSSAMESGSLKSSSSISNFDQDQYEDYADYLASLGGILMSPDFEDDPRHYVFQEKLKKFLNLKVINLFSSDPKEREEAREVLCVSMHPYLCGVYLDLLTRHFWRFESAYEKKDYHICEVVVSVLRTISQIDYESLFFHTGEFCELNMKILIMMDSEVDNDYSFLKLKLKLCKLQSSFLPRLDDLSLNGSILRKNQYAKIIANYLENSFNYRFVQEKEDENKRVLRFEYKPPNASISRTQKALQQDLNDIHYDIKVETSLILKIILFGLPLDASNGGMHGRVHGNLANEVAFSNYFNLFVRILEHLDVSDQSQGMNMADRHRSSIIVKNIIQALINLLKSNSDLGLKPSLPLGYHENILLRSSFINVFTSIVKNLSIQMNTDSESQRKEIMTEGLGLVAIDRLLLYSCTQVCPTSEVDDFAKSLLTLTNDKELELSMITSLLRADILDTNDYVEILRSNTVATRMVALYSHRVAKNYLVSIFKPIFYELQNSGEYFEIEKISVDDENCEENLRLFMKYFTMIVDAITNSVDQIPKGLRLISKTIYDTTSITFPESKLSVLGAFLFLRLFNPAIVSPEGLNILPLMSVPMKRSLMQIARILQLLANESSVSVKIPLLQSKIEDLKEQKAKINKFMVEVTNVSDAAMLTDESENIIDESSIETEYSFFHNFLYDHWLDVRMIYSKPSPIFDVPMEERFVMIREIDNFLSRSGVPKRITVYEIPESIKKDQSERGVQLYDFMSQVSLPDRQFKPMIKESITRDGFPLVIVDMFQIYREEEKPSPEILCYQLFLTSSKYWENPYCILIDCTAYNNDTLLSPVLDLMFTLLAEKYRKNLKRLYFFNVSHRYLISLKEAKHHFENANMLSDCEVFFVSANEDEKALAKQGLTYYTNAVTKDARVTFHDVSLYQESVKRFVPVKLKIGNKFLQIFSAQPQRLKFGQKMKTLYLVDIYPITTLSTMSPSNFTGVANEISTTDTMTDFRLILTSTKKAEIMRTIYFSKSKYSTEVLDNEEDRSIEKSIGKLLNITLTGLLSQFDEVRNAAFRLLTAMTDCFSLSVGKKIVSSDAMEFPYGDVQYIFALSDQLAANHPQLTYDFLSGFFDTLDYCQEQEQDAYVIYTSPWIKNIFKHVYSADSIKGPRRTSDLIRKFVRASRKSKSTTLAFALYIWGELCLEDRLVEIVIDEIISAAIDHEAEGHGWEEITKYWPLTPTVEICGLLIHRLRERSYFINNDESELESHTRWIETTVLTRFLTFLVFDSIIFVQMYISDIFYLVTIYMDQGPLEFRTSILRLVMRAFHSFLSREDLTPTQIKLIREKIELFEGARYRMLFGLTRYDGIASATTEQAGIEMVNKSHSIATVTESLISFLKDLCDPADYELHLIKWNSYVLNIAFLEEAQLQGRAMLVLGSLVREGVSHSIVTKFLKVLAEMLTVQEQKIQQDNNDKLYMVICVLHSFTKLTEGVPSSSPFAPQFFWIGFALSLSDNVIFYQYSIKIMNAALKKVASHLSETDVEIRDYLFNHRAVFEGVLEELESLHDIDVTKEHFDVLMTSVCSKGLQIPFATDPTFGCLETLLSARYRESMKFVKKYHRQFDLNTISYAFYLFVFSQNDSELMSTLYECGMREFEMVRISDSYHIPKVFLDFCDSDTPDVYVNTLNLCRCFNAQKGDETIIYKCLKLYDIIIERYPKLAWRAFNLMIKTIRKVAETSSSTRLLHTTLNTISGMITCPEYNHRNTYAQELLLKVDEAGLSGIKAWEFMYTDRSSEFLSPLEAKQKSKRDKLIRKLVEKITAAHIQEE; this is translated from the coding sequence ATGTCATCTGTCCTACAGGAGGCCGATCAAACAGAAGGGCCAATTGAGTCAATAATTGCGGCCCTCTATGCCAGAATAGAGAGCATTTTACCCATCAAATCTGGCATGAGCGTTTCGCAAATTGTGTCGGACCATAACTACAAGGAAGCCAAGAATCATCTCTGCAAGGTGGCAGATAGCATGTGGATTAACGACATTGCTGCTTGCACGGCGAACACTATCGAACACATCAATCAATTTGACAACAATGCCCCCATAGAGGAAAGGAAACCGACATCGATTGCATCTTTAGAATTGATACTCAGCTTGCTAGTTGACTTCATAAACGTCATATGGAGTAATCACCACTCGAAAATGGACAGCAACAAAGAAACGTCCAGTGAAAACTCGGAACTTGCAATCTCACAGGCAAACATTTCGAAGCGATTATACTTCAAACCCCGCAAGATAGCTCGGCCGATAGCGAAAAAACTAATCTCACTACTGAGTGATCTGAAAACCCAAACATGCTGTATACAAGCTGTTCAGATCCTGACATCAAACCAGAGCTATACCGCCAAATTTTCTGAATATGAGCGCAAAGatattcaaaaaattgatggCTATTGTGATGACATAGTCAAGTACCTTGCAGCGAGCAACGCATCagaattttttgaattcTTGGAGAACAAATATAGAAGGGTTGGATTCGAAGCCTTGTTTGTGCCGCGATCCGATTTCATTGGTCTTGCCTACCTGGATTCAGACAATGTTCTCGCCTACCTAAAGATAGTGAAAAGCGTTATTCAGTTAACCACTCGTCAATCACAACAGAACCTTATTCTATATTGGTCTTCTGAGAGCATATACAACTGGGCAGTCACGCGAACGCGTGATTTTTTGAAGAGCACCAAATCAATGAGTGTGAACACCCAGGCTGAGTCGCTATTTGACTATGTTTACAAATTCGCCGAAGTCAAAGCGTACTCGCTCTCAGTCTACCGGTTTTTGGCCACTGTTCTTCTTTTAGCACCAGTGGCatatgaaaaatatcttgatGAAAGACAATCAAAGTCTTCGACACTGACATTTAAGAGATCTGTTGGGCGTTTTAGCTCAAAACACAGATTCCTAAATGATCTGACTCAAATATTCCAGAAATCCCCTTCCTCAACTGATAGCTTGATTAAGGTCATGCTCGTGGGATCTTCTTTAAGCTTGTACGAACCACATCATCCGCTATGCAAATTTGCCACGAACACTTATGATCAACTGAGGCTCGATTTAAGTATGGATAATATGCAATACTATCCGAGCAACCTAGAGCCCGAGCTGGTAGATAGCTACAGAATTGAAGTCTATGCTGCCGGCTTTATGTTAAGACCCAAAAAGTTGACTTTGGAAGCGATAGATGCATTTCAAAACTATTCCTCGAAACCAATCTGCTTGTCAAATATAACTGGGGGTATTAAAACcctcgtcaacaaactcACTACGGGGAAGTTCTTGTTGGCTTACTTGAAGACATTATTCCCCTACATGCTTTCAACTCTGCAAAAGCTGTCAATTCAAAATACCACCGCATATGCGGTGCTTGACACAGATTCATTACCGAGTAATGACTCGAGTGAGTCGGTGGTGGATATCAGGGATGCTTTGCAACAAAGTATTGTTGCCAAAAATGCACAGACAAAAACGGAATTTCCAACTACCCCCACCACGGAATCGGAAGTGGACGAACTTTCCGCCTCAACATCAAATACACAATCTCCCGCTGCCAAAGAGGTCTCAACTTCGAGATCTATCGCCACCACGACCCATACAACCGAGCCAAATTCTACAATGCTCAAGAACGTTTACAAAACGAAGAATTTTTCTTCGAAAGTCATTGCTCCACTCAAGCATACCCTTTCAAcgtcatcatcatcactCGCTATGGCATCTATATCATCTGCCCCATCATCAGCACCCTCAACGTATTCAACTACATCCGGCCCAGTTTCCACCAAAGACATTAAGGGCGCAAGTTCATCTTCCCGAAGATCCACACAATCGTCGTCCACATCTAGCATTATCACGAGCCATAGCAATGATGATGCACCCCATCTTGTCAAAATGAAGGTTAATGTTCTTGCTACTTCACGGCAAAGTCTTATCAACATTTTGCAAACCCTCAAATATTGTCCCACAATATTCTACCATGCTTTAGCTCCTGACTCTGAGAATAGTCTTTctatttttgaaaagcaaTTCTCTGTGGCGATGGCTCCTATCGTGAAACTCATATTGGGAGAGGACCCTTATGTCACTAGTTCTGTTGAAGAATTTTTGATTAGCTTCCCGAAGAGTGCTGCCAGCAGCACTAACGAGAACGCTTACATGGGCCATTTGGCGTCAATAATCATTCTTGATTTGATCTCCAAAATGTGCATCTCCAAGCACACAAACAGGGATGAACTGGAAAAGATGCTTTTCCTGTTGGCTGAGTTCGCAAGCCTGAGAATGGAATATTTCGACTATAGGAACTTCAGCCTCTCAAACCCATCAATTCTTGAATTTCACAAATCGGGGAAATGCTCCAAATTGTTGCAAAATTTCGAAAAGGCTGTATACCTGGGATTATTTTCTGACAATGCAGAAACTCACAGACAATCACGCTTTTTGCTGAGCAACTTTCTGCAGATGGTCACAGGAGGGCACCATCTGCCCACCTGCTTCCAAAATACAGCGTCTCACTTGGCAAGAGCAATTCTCTCAGATAAGCTCCCATCTGGAACTATGGCAATGAGAAAGAAGCTACGCGATCATCTCGCCAACTTGGAGGCTCCAAACGAGATACTTCTTGACATTTGGAACACGATGTACGAGAGACTGAAGCTTTCGAGTGCTATGGAGTCTGGATCGTTAAAGTCTTCATCATCGATTTCTAACTTCGATCAGGACCAATACGAAGATTATGCAGATTACCTAGCATCACTAGGAGGTATTTTGATGTCCccagattttgaagatgATCCTCGTCACTATGTGTTTCAAGAGAAACTGAAGAAATTTCTGAATTTAAAAGTTATCAACCTTTTCTCATCAGATCCCAAGGAGCGAGAAGAGGCAAGAGAGGTTCTTTGTGTCTCAATGCACCCCTATTTGTGTGGAGTTTACTTGGATTTGCTCACGAGACATTTCTGGAGATTCGAGTCAGCGTATGAAAAAAAGGATTATCACATATGCGAGGTCGTGGTGAGCGTTTTGCGGACCATCAGTCAAATTGACTATGAATCCTTATTTTTTCATACAGGGGAGTTTTGCGAACTCAACATGAAGATCTTAATCATGATGGATTCCGAGGTTGATAATGACTACTCATTTTTGAAACTCAAGCTTAAACTTTGCAAATTGCAATCATCATTTCTGCCTCGCCTTGATGATTTGTCTCTTAACGGGAGCATTCTGAGAAAAAACCAGTATGCCAAAATTATCGCAAACTACCTCGAAAACTCATTCAACTATCGTTTCgtccaagaaaaagaagacgAGAACAAGCGGGTTTTGAGGTTTGAATACAAGCCTCCTAACGCAAGTATATCCAGGACACAGAAAGCTTTGCAACAAGACTTGAATGATATTCACTATGACATAAAAGTTGAGACATCGTTGATACTGAAAATCATTCTATTTGGTCTTCCCTTGGATGCTTCGAATGGCGGTATGCATGGAAGGGTTCACGGGAATTTGGCAAACGAAGTGGCATTTAGCAATTACTTCAATCTGTTTGTTAGAATCCTCGAACACCTTGATGTTTCCGATCAATCTCAAGGAATGAACATGGCAGATCGTCATAGATCCTCAATTATTGTCAAAAACATTATTCAGGCACTCATCAACCTACTGAAGTCAAATTCCGACCTTGGGCTCAAACCCTCTCTCCCATTGGGATATCACGAAAACATTTTACTTAGGTCGTCTTTCATAAACGTCTTTACAAGCATCGTGAAGAATCTTAGCATACAAATGAATACAGACTCAGAGTCTCAAAGAAAGGAAATAATGACCGAAggccttggcctcgtcgcaATCGACAGATTACTATTGTACTCGTGTACTCAAGTCTGTCCTACTTCAGAGGTTGACGATTTTGCCAAATCCTTGCTTACATTGACAAACGATAAGGAGCTTGAGCTTTCAATGATTACATCCTTACTTCGTGCGGATATACTAGACACGAATGATTACGTTGAGATTTTAAGATCAAATACCGTGGCGACCCGAATGGTTGCTCTTTACTCGCACAGAGTTGCCAAGAATTATCTGGTGAGTATATTCAAGCCGATTTTTTATGAATTGCAAAACTCTGGCGAATACTTCGAAATTGAAAAGATCAGCGTTGACGACGAGAATTGTGAAGAAAACTTGCGTCTGTTTATGAAATACTTCACGATGATAGTTGACGCCATCACGAACTCTGTGGATCAGATCCCAAAAGGCCTAAGATTGATATCGAAGACAATTTATGATACGACATCTATCACGTTTCCAGAATCTAAGCTTTCAGTTTTAGGAGCATTCTTATTCTTGAGACTATTCAATCCAGCAATCGTGTCCCCAGAAGGCTTGAATATTCTGCCGTTGATGTCTGTTCCGATGAAGCGCTCATTGATGCAAATTGCACGTATCCTACAGTTGCTTGCCAATGAaagctctgtttctgttaAGATTCCACTTTTGCAAAGTAAGATTGAGGACTTAAAGGAGCAAAAAGCcaagatcaacaaattcaTGGTGGAGGTGACTAATGTTTCAGATGCTGCAATGCTCACAGACGAGTCAGAGAACATCATAGACGAGAGCAGTATCGAAACTGAATACAGCTTCTTTCATAACTTTTTATACGACCACTGGCTTGATGTTCGCATGATATACTCCAAGCCGTCGCCCATTTTTGATGTCCCTATGGAGGAACGGTTTGTGATGATTAGAGAAATTGACAACTTCCTTTCGAGGTCGGGAGTTCCCAAAAGGATCACTGTCTATGAAATTCCAGAATCTATCAAGAAAGACCAGTCTGAACGAGGAGTCCAGCTGTACGATTTTATGTCGCAAGTTTCTTTGCCCGACAGACAATTCAAACCTATGATCAAGGAATCGATTACGAGGGATGGTTTTCCACTTGTAATTGTGGATATGTTCCAAATTTACCGCGAGGAAGAGAAGCCATCACCCGAAATCTTGTGCTATCAGCTATTTCTCACAAGCAGCAAATACTGGGAGAATCCTTACTGCATCTTAATCGATTGCACGGCTTACAACAACGATACTTTATTGAGTCCAGTATTGGATTTGATGTTCACTCTCctcgctgaaaaatacagGAAAAACTTAAAACGTTTATATTTCTTCAATGTCTCTCACAGGTACTTGATCTCACTCAAGGAGGCAAAACatcattttgaaaatgcGAACATGCTGTCCGATTGCGAGGTGTTTTTTGTGAGCGCAAATGAAGACGAAAAGGCTTTAGCTAAACAAGGTCTTACGTATTACACCAATGCCGTGACGAAGGATGCTAGGGTCACGTTCCATGATGTGAGTCTTTATCAGGAGAGCGTCAAACGGTTTGTTCCTGTGAAATTGAAGATTGGAAACAAATTCCTTCAGATATTTTCTGCTCAACCTCAAAGACTCAAATTTGGTCAAAAAATGAAAACGCTGTACCTTGTTGATATTTATCCGATTACGACACTATCAACAATGAGTCCGTCGAATTTTACAGGGGTTGCAAACGAAATTTCTACAACGGATACTATGACAGATTTTAGACTCATATTGACATCCACCAAAAAGGCAGAAATCATGCGCACAATCTATTTCTCTAAATCTAAGTATTCCACGGAAGTTTTGGATAATGAAGAGGACAGGTCCATCGAAAAATCAATCGGAAAGCTTCTGAACATAACATTGACAggtcttctttctcaatttgACGAAGTTAGAAACGCTGCGTTCCGCTTACTCACAGCCATGACAGACTGTTTCAGCCTATCAGTTGGAAAGAAGATTGTTAGCAGTGATGCGATGGAATTTCCGTATGGTGATGTACAGTATATCTTCGCTCTATCTGACCAGCTTGCCGCTAATCACCCTCAGCTGACATACGACTTTTTGTCCGGATTTTTTGATACTCTTGACTATTGTCAGGAGCAAGAACAAGATGCATACGTCATATACACCTCGCCATGGATCAAGaacattttcaaacacGTTTATTCGGCTGATTCTATAAAGGGTCCAAGAAGAACTTCTGATTTGATTCGAAAGTTTGTTAGAGCAAGCAGAAAGTCTAAATCAACGACGCTTGCCTTTGCCTTATATATATGGGGAGAGTTGTGCCTGGAAGATCGGCTGGTTGAAATTGTTATTGATGAAATTATATCTGCAGCCATTGATCACGAGGCCGAAGGCCATGGGTGGGAGGAAATCACCAAATATTGGCCATTGACGCCCACGGTGGAAATATGTGGTTTGCTGATTCATAGACTACGAGAGAGGTCATACTTCATCAACAATGATGAGTCGGAGTTGGAGTCCCACACAAGATGGATTGAAACGACAGTTTTGACGCGTTTTTTAACGTTTCTTGTTTTCGACTCAATAATTTTTGTTCAAATGTACATCAGTGACATTTTTTACCTCGTGACGATATACATGGACCAAGGGCCATTGGAATTTCGTACATCCATCCTCCGTCTGGTCATGAGAGCATTTCATTCATTTCTATCTCGTGAGGATTTAACTCCCACTCAAATCAAACTGATTCGAGAGAAAATAGAGCTTTTTGAAGGAGCCAGATATCGAATGTTGTTTGGTTTAACTCGCTATGATGGAATTGCGTCCGCTACAACGGAACAAGCCGGAATTGAGATGGTGAATAAATCCCATTCGATTGCTACAGTGACAGAATCTTTGATATCATTTTTAAAAGATCTTTGTGACCCAGCGGACTACGAACTGCATCTCATCAAATGGAATTCTTACGTGCTAAATATAGCCTTCTTAGAGGAAGCCCAACTTCAAGGACGTGCGATGCTCGTGTTGGGCAGTTTAGTCAGGGAAGGTGTTAGCCACAGCATTGTGACCAAATTTCTCAAAGTTTTGGCAGAAATGCTAACAGTTCAGGAACAGAAAATACAGCAAGATAACAATGACAAGCTTTACATGGTGATTTGTGTGCTACATTCATTTACGAAACTTACTGAAGGAGTTCCATCTAGCTCTCCTTTTGCCCCACAATTCTTCTGGATTGGATTTGCTCTATCTCTGTCCGATAATGTGATTTTTTATCAGTATTCGATAAAAATTATGAATGCTGCATTGAAGAAAGTTGCTAGTCACTTGAGTGAAACTGACGTCGAAATCAGAGACTACCTATTCAATCATAGGGCAGTTTTCGAAGGTGTTCTGGAGGAACTCGAATCACTTCATGACATCGACGTCACCAAAGAACATTTCGATGTTTTGATGACAAGTGTTTGCTCTAAAGGCCTCCAAATTCCATTTGCAACAGATCCTACATTTGGCTGCCTTGAGACACTTTTATCAGCCAGATACAGAGAAAGCATGAAGTTTgtgaaaaaataccacaGGCAATTTGATCTAAACACAATATCGTACGCCTTCTACCTATTTGTTTTCTCTCAAAATGACTCTGAACTTATGAGTACGCTATACGAATGCGGCATGAGGGAGTTTGAAATGGTGAGAATAAGTGACAGCTATCATATCCCAAAagtctttcttgatttttgcGATTCAGATACTCCGGATGTTTATGTGAACACGCTGAATTTATGCCGTTGCTTCAACGCTCAAAAAGGCGACGAAACGATTATTTACAAATGCTTGAAGCTCTACGATATAATCATCGAGAGATACCCTAAACTTGCCTGGCGCGCGTTCAATTTGATGATCAAAACAATAAGAAAAGTAGCCGAgacttcttcatcaactaGGCTATTGCACACTACTCTGAATACGATTTCGGGTATGATCACATGTCCAGAATATAATCACAGAAACACTTATGCACAAGAGCTTCTACTAAAGGTGGACGAGGCTGGTCTTAGCGGAATAAAGGCTTGGGAGTTCATGTACACAGATCGCTCATCAGAATTTCTTAGTCCTTTGGAGGCCAAgcaaaaatcaaagagaGACAAACTCATCAGAAAActggtggagaagatcaCGGCAGCTCACATACAGGAAGAATGA
- a CDS encoding RNA exonuclease 4, which produces MGFSLSSNWKQLQRKQISKKGTGKKRPKSAAAIVSKSVKASELSNKESTVSLKFTVTESTNRVSHRKKEVGKYLAMDCEFVGAGEEGESSILARVSLVNYHGITVYDTFVLPTEKVTDWRTHVSGVTPAHMKDAVSFKEAQKKGVRSTRRKNFGGT; this is translated from the coding sequence atggGGTTTTCACTGtcttccaattggaaacagctacaaagaaaacaaatatCCAAAAAGGGAACAGGGAAAAAGCGACCCAAATCAGCTGCTGCTATCGTCTCCAAATCTGTCAAAGCATCTGAACTTTCAAATAAAGAGTCCACTGTCTCACTGAAATTCACAGTCACGGAATCTACCAATAGAGTATCGCatagaaaaaaagaagtcGGCAAATACTTGGCCATGGACTGTGAGTTTGTGGGggctggagaagaagggGAATCTTCGATCTTGGCTAGAGTATCGCTGGTAAACTATCACGGAATAACTGTTTACGACACTTTCGTCCTTCCTACCGAAAAAGTGACAGATTGGCGAACCCATGTGAGTGGTGTCACTCCCGCGCATATGAAAGATGCTGTTTCGTTCAAAGAAGCCCAAAAAAAAGGTGTCAGATCTACTAGACGGAAGAATTTTGGTGGGACATGA
- a CDS encoding Glucose-repressible alcohol dehydrogenase transcriptional effector — protein sequence MSSKQGTSLVDITKSLLASVQESQQSQDQQQTNEGLMQHKKMSNDTSIDEEEEDQRIRIKENNTQLWTALDLSGQMITTISPKLFHYGFLRRLYLNGNNLRKVPEAILQLKSLRVLDLSFNMLTELPGELGMLFNLKYLYLFGNDLKDVPYEFGNLYQLEFLGVEGNKDFNQEFVNIIAKKGTRGLIIHLRDEAPRLPPPEPRKWIEIGDDGEPNLNPDEQKPAIECDLSSTSSNSFTLMSYNTLCQHYATPKFFKYTPSWALAWEYRRQKLTDEILSYKTNIICLQEVETKTYEEYWVPLMESNGYKSVFHCKSRARTMNDKNAKKVDGCATFFQTSMFELIDKKIIEYGRVVMTQDKYKKTEDIFNRFMNKDNIASISILQHIPTGNKIVLANTHLHWDPEFNDVKTMQVAVLLEELRVLLLKYTNSKDELNKIPLVICGDFNSQTDSAVYQLFSQGSVKEHYDIKGRDYGKFTSEGCTHPFHLKSAYGAINELPFTNFSPTYTNVIEYIWYSTGTLSVRGLLGEMDPNYAKRVIGLPSADFVSDHLPLISKFEFKKSSSAKKVKVDFRDGSFSRKT from the coding sequence ATGTCGAGTAAACAAGGGACCTCGCTTGTTGATATAACGAAGTCTCTTCTGGCCAGCGTGCAGGAAAGCCAACAAAGCCAGGATCAACAGCAAACTAATGAAGGTTTGATGCAACACAAAAAGATGAGCAACGACACTTCAattgacgaagaagaagaagatcagcGCATAAgaatcaaagaaaacaacACGCAACTCTGGACTGCATTAGATCTCAGTGGTCAGATGATAACAACCATTTCACCTAAATTATTCCATTATGGTTTCCTTAGAAGACTATACCTCAATGGAAACAACTTGAGAAAAGTACCAGAGGCAATTTTACAATTGAAATCTTTACGTGTGCTTGATCTTTCGTTCAACATGTTAACGGAACTTCCAGGAGAATTAGGAATGCTTTTCAATTTAAAATATTTATACCTTTTCGGAAACGATTTGAAAGATGTTCCATATGAATTTGGAAATTTATACCAACTTGAGTTTTTGGGAGTGGAAGGAAATAAAGACTTCAATCAGGAATTTGTCAACATCATTGCAAAGAAAGGAACCCGTGGCTTGATAATTCATTTAAGGGATGAAGCACCACGCTTGCCTCCTCCTGAACCCCGTAAATGGATAGAAATTGGAGATGATGGGGAACCTAATCTAAACCCTGATGAGCAAAAGCCGGCCATTGAATGTGATCTCTCTTCTACCAGCTCTAATTCGTTTACTTTGATGAGCTACAACACTTTATGTCAACACTATGCCACTccaaaatttttcaagtacACCCCATCGTGGGCGCTCGCTTGGGAATATAGAAGACAAAAACTTACAGACGAAATACTCTCGTACAAAACAAACATCATCTGTCTCCAGGAAGTTGAAACCAAAACATATGAAGAATATTGGGTTCCGTTAATGGAAAGCAATGGTTATAAGTCTGTTTTTCATTGCAAAAGTAGAGCGAGAACTATGAATGATAAGAATGCAAAGAAGGTAGATGGTTGTGCTacgtttttccagacctCAATGTTCGAATTGatcgacaaaaaaatcatcGAATACGGAAGAGTGGTAATGACTCAAGACAAATATAAAAAGACTGAGGACATATTCAATAGGTTCATGAACAAGGATAACATAGCCTCCATCTCTATATTGCAACATATCCCCACCGGAAATAAGATTGTATTAGCAAACACACATTTACATTGGGATCCTGAATTTAATGATGTGAAAACAATGCAAGTTGCAGTCCTTTTGGAGGAATTGCGCGTGCTTCTTCTAAAATATACGAATAGCAAAGATGAGTTGAATAAAATTCCATTGGTGATATGTGGTGATTTCAATTCCCAGACAGATTCTGCTGTGTATCAATTGTTCTCTCAAGGTTCAGTGAAAGAGCATTATGATATTAAGGGGAGGGATTACGGAAAGTTCACCTCTGAAGGATGCACGCACCCATTCCATTTGAAGTCAGCCTATGGAGCTATTAACGAGCTTCCATTCACAAATTTCAGTCCTACCTACACAAATGTCATAGAATATATTTGGTACTCAACGGGAACATTGTCTGTTAGAGGTTTGCTAGGAGAAATGGATCCCAACTATGCCAAAAGGGTCATTGGACTACCGAGTGCAGATTTTGTTTCCGATCACTTACCATTGATATCTAAGttcgagttcaagaaatcATCTTCAGCGAAGAAAGTTAAGGTTGATTTCCGAGATGgcagtttttccagaaagacTTGA